The sequence TCTACTTTCTCTCGGTCAATTATGATGATTTCGTGAACGTTCATTCGCTTTTATTTTGTTTGAGTTCTTCCCTAAGAATTTGATAAATAAAATTGAGCTTCGCTTCTTCTCCAAAATAAGCAACTTCCTGTTCAGCTATTTTTGTTGCACCAATTCGGGTTATGGCTATATGTGACCTTACATAAGATGCTCCAACTTGAAATTTTACTCTATCTACAAATTGAAAAATGTAATCCAACATTGTACGCTTAACCGATGCGTTTATCCCTTTCCCCCAATATTCTGTAGCATAAAAGGTATAACCAATAAAAATACTTTTATCATTTTCATCCCAATCATAAAAACGGGTGCAACCAAGAGTTTTATGTGTAGCTTTTTCTAAAATTTTGTATGCTCCTTTGCTCTGCAATGCACCTTCAAAAAAAACTTTGAATACTTCTTTTTTCCAACGGTCTTTATTGGGATGCTGTTCCCAAATTTTAGGGTCAGATGCAACTTTGAATAAATCGTCAAAATCATCTTCTTTTAATGGTTGAAGAATTACTCTTTCATTCTGTAAAATATTTTGGATTTCAAAATTCATTGGTTTGAAAATGTGTTTAATGATTAGTTTAAAGTCAATTCGTGTTCGGGGCAATCAATTCGTAAATCTGTTGTTGCCAATTTTGATTGAAGCAATTTGCAGTAATGTTGTCCGTTTGTATTTTGATAGTTTGAACAAGTAAAACACATTCGTTGAATGGTGATGATACCTGCCTTGTTCAATTCGTGAATAAGTTTGAGCAACCCCGAAAGGATAATTTCTTTTTGATCTTCCGTCAACGAACCCAATGGTTTTTCAATAGCAAAAGCAAAATTGGCTGACTTGTCTGCTGTTTGTTTTCCTTGGTCAGTTAAGCCAATCACGTAACTTCTTGTGTCAATAGGGTCATCAAATTTTTGTACTAGCCCTTTTTTCAATAGTAGTTTTACGCTATCGCTAATCGTAGCTTTTGACATATTAAATTCTTGTGCCAAGTAGCTCACCTTACATTGATGTTCGCTATGAAAAAGCAGGAAGATTAAAACCTGTATTTGAATAGGGCTTAAAGCGTTTTCTTTGCTTTCGTTCCATAGCAACACACGGAAGGCTTCGGAAATACGCTCCAAAGCCACAACAATTTTACTTTCTACTTTTTTATTCTGTCGGTTTACATCAAATGCTGATTTCATCTATTTGCAGTTTTCCATTTCAATTATAAAATATCCTTTTTGTTTTATCGCAGCTTCCCACTCTGCTCGTAGAGTTTCTATATGGCAGAACCTACATTCTTTTGATGTTAATGGTTGTCCTTCTTGTCCCTTTGATGTCAGATAGTCTTTACCATAACCGTAAATTATGGATGTATCTCTAATTTCTTCGGGTGCGATAATGTCAAAGTGCATTACGCTACCGTCTTTTTTTGTTACATAAGTGTCCCAAACTGCTACTTTCATTTCTTTTGATTTATTGTTTTGTGCGTTTACCGAAATAGCAAACAACACTGTGATGGTTAAACAAAATGTTCTCATCGCCATAGAAAAAAACAAAGCCCCACAAAGGTAGTTATCCTAACAATGTGGGGCAAACTTTTTAACCTTTTACGTCCGCCATAGACGCACCAAAGTTGAGGTGAAGCACGTTCCCGTTTGGGGTAAGCAATGCAGGAACAGATTTAACGCCTTTTGCTTCCGCTTCGGCAATTCTGTTCTTTTGCTCGCCCAAATGAACGATTTCTACTTTGTCGCTACCGATAAGCGACACGATGTCCTGCTCTGCACTAACGCATACCGGACAACCTGCGTGGTAAAATACTGATTTTGTCATTTTTTGAATGAATTAAGTTTTGTGGCAAGATTGCCGATGCAAATATAGTTAGGCATCCTAACTATACAAAATATTTTAGCTTTTTTTAATTGTCAGGGTGGTGGGCGGGCTTTGGGTGCGGTTGGGTAAAATTAAATGTGCTGCAAAAGCGTTGGCTAGTTTGTCGGCTTGCAGCTCTTTTAATTTTATGAAGCGTTGGGGCTTTGTCTGTCTGTTTACTGCTGGTTTTCTCTCAGTGGTGTCGTCTTTTAGGGTGAGGCATAACGTTTTGCAGCTACCCGAAGGGCGGGACTTTTACCACAAAACTTGATTTGAAAAACTAATGTTTGATTAACCACAAAACTGTCTTTGGAACACGAAACCCCGCCTTTTGGGTAGGTGCTGTTATGCCCAGTGCTTTCTTTCGGTTTATGCAAACATTGCAATTTGTCCATTGTTTATAGGTGTCATTTCGTTGATAAAGTTGTCCCACAAGTTCAATGTCAAATTGAGTTTATACTTTTCGTTCAGCATTTCAAGTTCTGATTGCAGTTGTGTCTTGTTAATTTGTTTTGCTAATTTTAAAAGGTCAATTCTCATTAGAACGTCCTTTGTAAAAGTCCTTTTAGCGTCTGGAAAAGTTACAGATTGTAAAAACTGAACTGTCGTGTCGGAGTTTAAAAGAATTAAAGCATAAACCGCAAATTCTATTTTGTCAAAACCTATTAAATAACAAGTGTCGTCAAGCATTACGGGCTTATTGTCCTGTGGCAGAATTAGCGTAAAATGAAAGGTCTTGTAAAGTCCTGATATGGCAACTTTGAAAGGTTTGAAGGAATAGTCGCCAATACCAAATATTGAAAACAAAGGTTTGTTGTTGTAGATACTTGATTTTCTTGCATCAAAATTTGCTTGATGCTGTGTCAAGTATTGATATGTTTTAGGATATTCAGTTTTGATATATTTGGTTTCCTGTCCAACTTTCTTTTGCGTAACAATCGTAAACTTTCGTGTCTGATTTATTACAGTATTTTTAAGGTCTGAACTTTTGAGAATACCGTAAACTAAACCGTCTTCCAATTTTACTTCTTCATTTAACCCATTTACATAATGTCCATTTACTTTATCCAATTCCATAACTGTTGAACAGTCGTGTTTTAAACCTTGTCGCCAAACAAAAGGACATTCACCGTCAATCTCTTTCGTGTGCATGTAAGTGTCAATGTTTGAAACAAATTTATCATTAAGCCAACCGAATTCAAGTTGAGATGTTTGATTGTTGTAAAAATCAAATTCCGTGCAATCAAATGTAGGAAGTGAGTTTAACTTACAATAGAATAAAGACGCTTCAACGGAAACATTAAATTCTTTTTTGCTGTCAATGCAATGTTTTTCAATAGTTGAAATCTTGTATCGGTTTTTACTTTGGTCAAAGACGATGTTTTTGATAACAGAATTTTTTACCAATAACAATAAATTCCCTTTCATATTTTGAAAGGTTTCAATCATAGTCAATGTAATAAATTCAGCAATGTCAAAATTCCCTTTTCCTGTCATTGCGTCTAAACCACTATGATTTTTGAAATTCGTTTTTTTAGGAAGATTTGTTGAATTTAAACTACCCAATTTTGAATTGGTTACCCAAGGTGGATTACCAATTACTAAAATATCATTTGTAGAATGCTCCTTTGCTATCGTTTTGAAGTCGAAGTCGAAAACATTACAATGAACTATCGAAATTTTTGGCTTGTGTGATTTTGGATTAGAAAGAAAGAAATCTACAATGCTGAATTTAGTTTCCCAAACGTAAGGTTTATAAATTTCAACCCCGAATACATTTTTTATGTTTTTGAAATTGCGTAGAGAAGCAATAATAAAATTCCCTTTTCCGCAGGTTGGCTCAATAACAACTTCAGGTGAAATGTTTTTTGAAGCCAAGTGTAATGTAACTTTATTAGCTAAATCTGAATTGGTTTGAAAGTCGCCATATTCTGCTCTGTCGGGTTCTTCAACAATATTATTAGTAATTGAAAGAACTTCTTTAAGCGTTTCTAATTCTTCATCATTATCAAAAAAATGTATGATGCCGAAGGCATCATACATTTTTTGATTTGCCTTTTCAAAAGACGTAATCTTTTTCAGATTGTCATTTAAGAAATCAGAAACTTGATGAGTAATATTTGCTTCAAATACTTTCATTTACTGTTCAGTAACTTTATGAATGATATTATGTACACCGTCAAGATTATTTAATGGTTTCGTTTTTCCTTCTCGATTTGGACAAATCCAACTATATGAAAGTCTCCACTGCAATGCATTAGAAATCGTCAAGCAACCATTTTGAATTTCAGTTTCAAGAATTTGTTTTGCTAATAGTTCTTTAGTTGAATCATCTGCTGGCAAATTTATTCCTGTCAGAAACGCCACTATATCATCAGTACTACTTCCGACTCTTTTCATATCATTTATAATTCGAGTTGTTGAATAATCGCCCGTGAATTTCGCAGGAACAAAGGAACAACTAACAAAATCTAGAATAGAAGTTTGGTTTTGTGAATCGTCTTTTTTATCGTAAACAAAAACCAATAGATTATAACCTAATCCGAATATTTTTTGCTTAGCATCTTTATATGGACAAGATGATTGGGGTTTGTTTATGGATGTTACCTTTATGTCTGTGAGTATATTTTCAGATGGAAGGTCAATTCCACTGGCAGATGAACCAACAATTGTGTCATACACAGCAAGTAAATGGTCTTTGAATTTATGTTCGACATGGGTTCCAACTTTTTTACCGTCAGTTACTCCATAAAGTTCCGTATTTTGAACAGTTGATTCACTTTTACAAAACTTTTGAGCTTCCTCAATTAACTTTTCTATTGTTAAATTTTGCTTCATTTATGTTTTAAAGTATTTGTGGCTAAGTTAATATTTTTAAAGGTTAAAATCGTCTCATTTGGTCGTGAAGTTTTACACAAAAGTTTGATGTCAAGCTGCAATGTTCGTCTGTTGCACTGTCGTCATAGCATTGGGCATAACGAGCAGGGCTTTATGCAGGTTGGGAATTAGAATTCCGTCCGCCCATAACCACTGCTGATTGAAAATATGAAATTAAGTATAAAAGCTGATAGTTATTCGTCTGCTGGAACTCAAGCTGGGATTAGCGAATAGCTGATGATACAAGGTCAAGCCCAACTTGCATAAAACCCAATGTTGCCTGTAGTGCTATCAATTACTTTCATTTACTTACGAGTCTTAACAATTCTTGGTATACGTCATTTGGTCGGTCTGCACGTTTACTTATAATTTTCCCATCTTTATCAATTATAGCATAATGCGGTATGCCGTTAATTCCAAAAAGCTCGTCTGCTTCTTTTATCATTTTTTCGGTCAATAAATAATGTTCACCAGCAATCTCTAATTGATTACGAGCTTTTCTCCAAGCTTTTTCTTTGTCATTATATCCAAAGTAAATAAATGCAATATTCTTTCCCTTTAGTTTTTCCTTTAAGATGGCAGCATTGAGCATTTCTGCCCTGCATGGTATGCACCAGCTCGCCCAAAAGTCCAGGTAAATTATTTTCCCTCTATACTTTTTTAAAATGTCAGCAATAGAATTTGCTCTGCTATTATCGACAAAAATGGATGAAGATACTGCCGGATTCACATAATCATTTCGCCTACTAATTACATTTTGTTTCATTTCATCGTTACGAACAATTATATCATACTTTTTAAATAATGGACTATAAATACTGTCAGGAGTTTTAATCAACCATGCCATAAACCTAGATAGATAAACTTCTTTTGTACTTCCTGTCAGGATATTGCTGTCTGCTACATAATTAAAGCGATCATTTAGTGTTAGCTTTCTTCCAATTTTATTAAGTTTTGAAGCAACATAAAAGTCTATAAGGTCATTATATTCGGTCGTATTTAAGGCAGCGTACTCATCGTTAATACCTTTTTCCATAATTTTTGATATGGCGATATTATCTAAAGAATCCCGATTGGGTATGTTTTCAACCACTGTTCTCTCATAAGGCTCGTATAAATATTTAGAGCGAATCCAACTATAATATTCATCAGACATTTCATGTGAACGCTTGTACTCATTTAATAGATTTACTTTGTAAAAGGCTAACTCTTTTCTATAAAAAAGAACGCTGTCTATATCTTTGTTTCTGACCTTTTCGCTGAAATTATTCACCGAATAGTATTTACTTAAGCTGTCTTGCAAATGGGCAAAATAATTGAAGTCATCGGCGTTTACTCCAATTGCATAAACAGGATTTCGTTTAGAAAAGTCTACGATTAAGTTTAGCTTTTCCCCTTTCACCAAATCAAATAATTGACTCCCATTTTGTGTTTTTATAGACCAACTACCGATTGATTCCTCGGGAACTGTAACTTTAAAATTTCTACTTCTATCAAGCACTACTTTTACTCTATTGTCACGCCAAACTCTGGTAAAATTGTGAAAACCTCCTGTTTCATTGATGTAAAGTATTGAGTCGCTATAATTTTTTACCGTTCCATAAATGTCAACTTGAGCGTTAATACTAAGTGTAGCTGTGGAGATAAATAATACCAATAAAATTCTTGTTGTCATCATTTTGATAAAGTTGGAGTGTCTCTGAAAGTATTACAGGCAACGTTCGAGGCTTGCCGCAGGGCTGGAATTGTTGCTGTGTCTGCCCGGCAACTGAAGCCGATTAAAAAACTGATGTTGAAGTTAACAACTAAAAGCCAAATAGAATTCGTTCAAGCCCAATATTAGCTGATAGTAGTACAACTGTCGATTGTTATTCCGTCCGCCAGCCTTGCGGCAAACCTTTTGTTACATGCAATGCTATCACTATGTTGTCGGATTGTTACTTACATCTTTGACTTGTAATTCAGTAATTGTCTTGTCTGTAAATAAGTCTTGGTTTGAATGGCTGAACCAGAAATCATGTATTGTCTGTGTGCCGCAGTCTTCAATTTTATAAATAAAGTCTGTTTCTTCCTCTTCAAATGGTGCAGCAAGACCTTCTTTAGTTCTTGCGTCTCCTATAATTGAATAATCAGAGTTTACAATTGGGGATTCATTCTTGATAAAATGATTATCGTCAAAAGTTAAAGTGCTGCCTGCAGTAAGTTTAAGTCTATGTATGTAAGGGAAACAGATTTCAAAGAAAAATAAATTCCCTTGATTGTGTAAGTAAATATGCTTTATGTCGATAGATTCCACTGGGAGATAAAATTCGAGAGGATGATTTCTGTCGTTTGTCGTCGAACGGTAAACTTGTGCTGTATAGATTGAATTCTCAAATCTTGTTCTATAGTTGGGAGGCATCGCTTTTGGAGGTATAAATGAGTCAATCATGTAATCAATGTTACCATCGGCAGACATAGCAACTGTAATGAGGTCATTTGAGTATTTTATTTCTGGTATATGTGTAAAGTAAGCAAAATGGAAATTTGTACATTCTTTACTTCCTCTGTAGTTCCATTTTGAGGAGCGTAATGATTTGCTGCTTGTAATACCAGCAAAACCTGTATCATTAGTATGATGGTATAGCTTCAGGTAAATTTGGTTATTTTCTACTTCAAATTCACCTGATGTATATTCTTCTATGTCAGCTGGTCCATAAATCTCACATTTAAAAAGTTGGCTTTTGTCCGAATAAATCTTCAGAATATCAGAGTTATAAAATCTAACTTTTATGGTTTGTCCATTCTGAATATCAATAAAAAAATCGCAGCCAATTTTATCGTCGTCAATTTTAAATAAGTTAGGAGCAGTAAAATGCAGTGGTTGTATCCAGCCATTATTTACGAAAATGAAATCAGGGACGATTATTGAGTTGCCTTGCTCATGTACAAGCCGACATTTAATCTTCCCTACATAGGGTTTCGAGTCTAGGAAGTCACAGCCTCGATAATTAAACGTGAAATAATGATGGTCAAGGTTTGTCTCATAGCGGTTTAAATTCTTATTGAATTTCTTGTAACCTCCCGACTTCGCTATCGTTATGCCTCCTGTAAGAAAGCAACACCTTTTATACTTCTTGCCACTACCACAAGGGCATGGTGCGTTTTTACTCGGTTCCATCGTTGGTTGAACTAAAAGTCATCTTTATATGGGTGAACTCTGTCAAAGCATTGCATGTAACGTACAGGGCTTTACGCAGGGTGGGGAAGGATAATTCCCGCTGCTGGCTTGGCCACTAAAAACTCGATTAGCTAAAGCCAAATTACTGAAGTTGATTTGAAATACCTAAGCTGATGGGCCATTGCTGAAAGCCCAACTTGCGTAAAGCCTTTTGTTATGGGCTGTGTAAGTTAGCCTTGAAGTTTAATTAACTGTTCGATCATTTTAGGAAGAAATGTCTCTTTTATTACCCAAACTATAGAATAATCTATTCCAAAATAGTCGTGAACAATTCTGTTTCTGAAGCCTCGTATTTTATGCCAGTCAATTTCTGAATGCGTCTCCTTAAAATCTTCGGGTAATCTGTTAGCCGCTTCTCCTATGATTTCGAAATTTCGGATTACAGCATCTACTGTTTTTGAGTCAGCTGAAAATTGCTCTAGAGTCAAGTCAAGAGTATAATCTAGGATTTTTTGTCCACTATCAAGGATATCGTCAATAAGCAGGTCTGTAGATCTTTTAGACATAAATTATATCGGATTCTATGGCTTGAAAATATTTCTGTTTAATTCCGTTTCTCGATACAAGATCTATTTTTCTTTTAATTTTCTGTTCGAGATAATCAGCCAAATCAATGAATTCAATTCCGATAGGCTTAGAAAAATCTACAATAATATCGATGTCGCTTGATGTTGGTGAAAAATCATCGCGCACAACTGATCCAAAAAGGCCAATAGAGCTGATAGAATACTTTTCCATTAGCTCTGGCTTCAGCCTAAGTAGCAAATCTTTTATGGATTCCAATTGTGTCATACTTCAAAGATACGAAACCTGATAATACATAGCCCATAACGGTTTGCGGCTTTGCGATGTTGGGAAAATCAAAGGACAAATGCTCAATTTAGTACAAATGTTCAATAGAATTCCAATGCTCAAATTTAGTACTTCAGCCCCAATATCGCAAAACCGATGTTAGCTGCTGTTTATTTTTTCTTTAATCTGTCTTTAAATAACTTTTCAAATTTTTCTATTTTGGGTGTAATTACAGATTTACAATAAGGTTTTTCAGTATTGCTTGAATAATAATTTTGGTGATAGTCTTCTGCTTTATAAAATTGACTAAAAGGTTCTAATGTCGTCACAATTTTATTGTCATACACATCTTTATTTAGTTCAGAAATTAAAGAAGTAGCTATTTCTTTTTGATTTTCATTAGCATAAAAAATAACACTTCTATATTGAGAACCTCTATCGGCACCCTGTTGGTTTAAAGTGGTAGGGTTATGAGTAGCAAAAAACACTTTAAATAGTTCATCTAAATTTGTTTTTGTTATATCAAACACAATTTTCACTACTTCTGCATGATTAGTGTTTCCTGAGCAAACTTCCATATAACTTGGATCTTTTATATTTCCTCCGCTATACCCACTTTCCACACTTATTACTCCATCAAGCATTTCGTAAATTGCTTCGGTACACCAAAAACAACCTCCACCTAATACAATACTATCAGTTTTAGAATGTATGTTTGGGTCAGCAAAATTTTGCTCTTTTTGGGTAGGAACAAATTCTAACGAGAGTGAATTAACACAATAGCGTTTTCCAGTTTCAGTAGGTCCATCATCAAAAATATGTCCTAAATGACCACCACATTTTGTGCAAGTAATTTCGGTGCGTACCATGCCATGGCTGCGATCGGTAGTTTGTGTAATTTTGTTACCTTCTATTTCTTTATCAAAACTTGGCCAGCCACAATGGCTATCAAATTTCATGTCATCTGTAAATAATTCTGCTCCACAACCAGCACATTTATATACTCCTTTTTCTTTTTTCATTAGCAACGCTCCTGTAAAAGGCTTTTCAGTACCTTTTTCACGAAGTACATAGTATTGTTCATTGCTTAATTGAGCTTTCCATTCGGCATCTGTCTTATGTACCATATTAGAATCTTTTAAATTTTGTTCGTTATTTTTTAAAGTAGGTGTTTGTGAACAACTACTTAATGCCACTGTAAAAAACAGTAGCATTAAGTCTATTTTTGTATAAAACATTTTACTCAAGTTAATTTTTTATAGTTGCAGATAGTGCTTCACCAGCAGTCCAAAATGAAGCTCCTAAAAGAACTAAATCTTTAACTAGAAACTGCCCAGGTATAGCAGAAATAAACGGAAATGAGTGTCCAGTTTGAATAACTCCATGGGTGGACAACATAAATGTCAGGGTTATGACAAAAGTAACAATGCCCCCAATACTACCCAAAGCAGATGCCATAGGGCTTATGGAACGCAGTGCTATCAATAGTCCTGTAGAAATTTCAATAACTCCAAGCATATTAGAAAATCCTTGGGTACTTAAAAAGCCAAACATCCATGAGAAAAATGGACTATGCTCGGCTAAAGGGCGTATTCCTTCTGCTTCATAAGTTGTAAACTTCAAAAGTCCTATCCAAATTAAAACTAATGCTAAACCATAACGAGTTATGATAAGACCTAACTTGTTAAACATTTCTATTCTTATTTTTCCATTTTATTATTTTTTATTTTATTTAAAAAAAGCAAACAGGTCAAGGATTTTCTCTTGACCTGTTTTAATTCAATTTAGATAGCTTTTGCAGCTGGGAAATCAATGGCTACTTTGGTTACAGCATGTAAATAGTTCATTGCTATTTTTTCGGCTACAAGCATTACCAATTCTACTGCCTGTCCTTTGGTATAACCAGCATTAAAGAAGTTTTCTAATGCAGATTCCTCTACAAACCCCTTTTTAAGAGTAACTTCTTTTGCCAAGGCTACCAAGACGTTTAACTTATTATCAAATGCAGCACCGCCTTTTCTTATTTCAATGGTTTGCTCTTCGGTAAGCCCATTCATTTTACCTAATAAAGTATGCGCTGCTTGACAGTATGCACATTCATTTACCTGACTTACTACTAAATTAATAGCTTGTTTTTCTTTGTTATTGAATGTGGTTTTTGCATTTTGAAATGCGAGATAATTACCTAGTGCTGTATCAGAATGTGCCATTACAGCATACAGGTTAGGAACAGTGCCAAGACCTTTTTTTAAGTTGTCAAAAATTTCTTGATTGTTGCCAGATATTTCTCCTCTGGTAGGAACATTAAAATTTGGCATTTTTTATTTTTTAAAATTATAATGCAAATGTAAAATGCTTATGACCTTTGCTATTAGGTAGTATTTCCCTTTATGTTGTCAATTTTTCCTTTTAATAATTTATATCAAAATTAAAGGGTAGCACTCTGTATAATAAAACTGATTTTGTTTTTTAAAATAGGAAGAACGTCTTTTTCAAACCATTTATTTTTTGCCATCCAAATATTATTTCGTGGCGATGGGTGTGGCAAAACTATATATTGTGGCAAATAGCTTTTATAATTTTTTACGGTTTCGGTAAGCGTTTCTTTTATACTATTTTTTAAATAATAATTTTGAGCATATTGTCCAATAAGTAAGGTTAATTGAATGGATTTGGTTTGGGCTAAAAATTGACTGTGCCAATATGGTGCACATTCGGTACGTGGAGGCAAGTCGCCATTTTTACCAGTGCCAGGATAGCAAAATCCCATGGGCATTAATCCAAAGATTTTATTGTCGTAAAAAATAGTTTTATCTACACCCAACCAAGCTCTTAAATTATCGCCACTTTTATCGTTCCAAGGTATGCCCGTTTTATGAACTGTCTGTCCTGGTGCTTGCCCAATGATTAGTATTTTGCTATGCTTACTGATTGAGACAATTGGATTGGGTTGCAAATAATTTTCACATATTGTACAGTTTTTTACTTGAGCGATAAGTTTATTTATTTCCATTATTAAAAAAATATTGCTACAGATTATTTCTAAAATTTATTGGGCTAATACTTTCTTGTTTTTTAAAAAAACGACTAAAGGTTTGTACATCTTCAAAACCCAAATCATAGGCTATTTCTTTAATAGTTTTATCAGTATAGCGTAGCATACGTCTGGCTTCTAACATTTTTCTATCTTGAATAATTTGTAATGGCGATCGGTCGGAAAGTTTTGCAAATAAGTTAGAAAGCGTTTTGGGCGATTTATTGAGCATATCGGCATAGTCATGTACGGTATGTTTGGTTTTGAAATAAATTTCTACCAAGTAATTATATTCTCTTACTATGTCTGTTTCTTTAGTATTGAGTTCTGAAAAACTGTTTTGCTTTTTATAAATTCTCGTACATAAAATAATAAATCTTTTCAGCATAGATTGTAGCATTTCTAATTGCATATCATCTTTTGATTGCATTTCTATTTCAAACATTTTCCATAGTACTTCAAATTTTTCTAACTCGTTGGTGGGAATTTGAAAAGTGGGCAATTCTTTCGCTCCATAAAACAATATTCCTTTACAGCTAACTTCTCTGTCATGGTCAAGTATGCAGTAAAACTCTCGGTTAAATTTTATGCTTCTCAATTCACTACAATGTCGAATATCTATATTGTAAAAATCGGTCAGGCAAATAATGGTGTTCTTTTTAAATTTTATTTCATTTCCCTCATAGTAAATAATAGATTTCTCATCCTTTGTCCACAAAAAAGTCAAAGGTGAGTTTATATCTTTGTCATAAGTTATTTGAGTACTTCGTTTTAAAGTACTTAAAAAAAATAGTTCGTTATGTTGTCCTATGAATATCATAAATTTAGGGTTGTTCTTAAATAGCAGCTAACGTGCGGAGCTTGCCGAAGGTGTGGTATTAGAATTGTGTCCGCCCGAACGTCTGCTGATAAATTTGATTAGTTGAAAGTTAATAC is a genomic window of Sediminibacterium sp. TEGAF015 containing:
- a CDS encoding helix-turn-helix domain-containing protein gives rise to the protein MIFIGQHNELFFLSTLKRSTQITYDKDINSPLTFLWTKDEKSIIYYEGNEIKFKKNTIICLTDFYNIDIRHCSELRSIKFNREFYCILDHDREVSCKGILFYGAKELPTFQIPTNELEKFEVLWKMFEIEMQSKDDMQLEMLQSMLKRFIILCTRIYKKQNSFSELNTKETDIVREYNYLVEIYFKTKHTVHDYADMLNKSPKTLSNLFAKLSDRSPLQIIQDRKMLEARRMLRYTDKTIKEIAYDLGFEDVQTFSRFFKKQESISPINFRNNL